The following proteins come from a genomic window of Lolium rigidum isolate FL_2022 chromosome 5, APGP_CSIRO_Lrig_0.1, whole genome shotgun sequence:
- the LOC124655811 gene encoding uncharacterized protein LOC124655811, whose product MCYRQEVDSRQWDPPEEGEEFVDPDEELRKILPGSRPVYCRGISSLPDLDDWLNTAGKIVLIATGERTFEYKDDVKPPRVYSSILGCLVRKHFPGFIPVSKILGSQCVAWTWKHYMYAKDPEGEFDNAQQRVLDDFWKYFAPDPEHRLLCYSVANAVATKQVRDMHYEGRVWCVRNWYAEMRKIRITKKKARQITMEPWQYLQVPPQYVGLANKEVFESMVRYWTSKEFKKKHDNGVKRKAEMGHRGCHRQGSLSLAGHIQKERRETKVEPSFFTVWKRTRTLDEPDPDRKGSMWVSDGSELRHTEYCKKLGEMHGTDVDPLSVPFDPEVAVLAGQGKRNGRLWIGDGCIHPATIPSIRQLRRGRTSSDPQIETRPTPSSVAMQRIQAQVEEAEARAQRMEEQLAQQQKMMEWMTQQMSQQQDHMRMLAMQPGGVTLPPLAPPPFTFPWVSCLCRISANLCLVLVV is encoded by the exons ATGTGCTATCGTCAGGAG GTGGACTCGAGGCAGTGGGACCCGCCGGAGGAGGGCGAGGAGTTTGTTGATCCTGATGAGGAGTTGCGCAAGATATTGCCAGGGTCACGTCCTGTCTATTGTCGTGGGATTTCGTCCCTCCCCGATTTGGACGACTGGCTCAACACTGCTGGTAAGATCGTGCTCATAGCAACAGGTGAAAG GACATTCGAGTATAAGGATGACGTCAAGCCGCCACGCGTCTACTCGAGCATTCTTGGATGCCTCGTAAGGAAGCACTTCCCTGGGTTTATACCTGTGTCTAAAATCCTTGGTAGCCAGTGTGTAGCTTGGACATGGAAGCACTACATGTACGCAAAGGATCCGGAAGGCGAGTTCGATAATGCCCAGCAGAGAGTTCTCGACGATTTCTGG AAATACTTTGCACCAGACCCGGAGCACCGTCTTCTTTGCTACTCTGTGGCTAACGCCGTTGCGACGAAGCAAGTCCGAGACATGCACTACGAGGGTCGTGTGTGGTGCGTTCGCAACTGGTACGCTGAGATGCGCAAGATCCGCATAACTAAGAAAAAAGCCCGTCAGATTACCATGGAGCCGTGGCAGTATCTGCAG GTGCCACCTCAGTACGTAGGATTGGCCAACAAAGAAGTCTTCGAGTCGATGGTACGGTATTGGACAAGTAAAGagttcaagaagaaacatgacaatGGTGTGAAACGGAAAGCAGAGATGGGCCATCGTGGATGCCACCGCCAAGGCAGCCTCTCCCTCGCCGGTCATATTCAAAAGGAG AGAAGGGAGACAAAGGTGGAGCCTAGCTTTTTTACAGTTTGGAAGAGGACACGCACCCTCGACGAGCCGGACCCCGACCGTAAGGGGTCGATGTGGGTGAGTGATGGATCTGAGCTCCGGCATACGGAGTACTGCAAGAAGTTGGGGGAGATGCATGGCACAGACGTGGACCCCCTCAGTGTCCCCTTTGACCCTGAGGTTGCCGTGCTAGCGGGACAGGGCAAGAGGAATGGTCGCTTATGGATTGGTGACGGTTGCATCCATCCTGCGACCATTCCATCTATCCGCCAGCTCCGTCGTGGCAGGACGAGCTCCGATCCTCAAATAGAGACCCGTCCCACGCCTTCGAGTGTAGCTATGCAAAGAATCCAG GCTCAGGTGGAGGAGGCAGAGGCAAGAGCCCAACGAATGGAGGAGCAGCTGGCACAACAACAGAAGATGATGGAGTGGATGACACAACAAATGAGCCAACAGCAAGATCACATGCGCATGCTTGCTATGCAGCCGGGTGgcgtgactcttcctcctcttgctccTCCTCCTTTCACTTTCCCGTGGGTAAGTTGTCTTTGCAGAATAAGTGCCAATCTCTGTCTAGTGCTTGTTGTGTAA